The following proteins are co-located in the Nocardia bhagyanarayanae genome:
- a CDS encoding DUF418 domain-containing protein, translating into MTESIAETGAGASERDRAERPERPARLVALDVLRGIAILGTLGTNVWILTDPEGLIGYIDGLGSATGGGWMWTERVLQQLAQGKFLGLLTIMFGIGLAIQQASAARRGGAWPGGYPWRAGLLFLDGVLNFVLVAEFDVLMGYAVTGLVVAFVLATSDRAQRRWLTIAASVHVVVLTLIALAMAFAPPQDSAPREPLDPNPYADGSFWDLVVFRLDNALVFRLEAVFVFAMSVALFLAGARLYRAGLFRPEGTRIRKRLMVTGAIAAPIDLLAGVFGGDLVLFTRYGSAPFVAFGILALVAEFYLRRPRLGFAGRRLTEVGRTALSCYILQNLVASALCYGWGLGLAARVSPDARVPFTIAIYLVVTLIIVTAAHLWLRRFERGPVEWAWNACYRVLARER; encoded by the coding sequence ATGACCGAATCCATCGCCGAAACCGGGGCGGGAGCCTCCGAACGGGACCGCGCCGAGCGGCCCGAACGGCCCGCGCGGCTCGTCGCGCTCGACGTGCTGCGCGGCATCGCGATCCTCGGCACGCTCGGCACGAATGTCTGGATCCTGACCGACCCGGAGGGCCTGATCGGCTACATCGACGGACTGGGCTCCGCCACCGGCGGCGGCTGGATGTGGACCGAGCGGGTGCTGCAACAGCTGGCGCAGGGCAAGTTCCTCGGCCTGCTGACCATCATGTTCGGCATCGGCCTCGCCATCCAGCAGGCCTCGGCCGCGCGCCGCGGCGGCGCGTGGCCGGGCGGCTATCCGTGGCGTGCGGGGCTGCTGTTCCTGGACGGCGTGCTCAACTTCGTGTTGGTCGCCGAGTTCGACGTGCTGATGGGCTACGCGGTGACCGGCTTGGTGGTCGCCTTCGTGCTCGCCACGAGCGACCGTGCGCAGCGCCGCTGGCTGACGATCGCGGCGAGCGTCCACGTTGTCGTGCTGACGCTCATCGCCCTGGCTATGGCCTTCGCACCGCCGCAGGATTCGGCGCCGCGCGAGCCGCTGGACCCCAATCCCTACGCGGACGGCTCGTTCTGGGACCTCGTCGTGTTCCGCTTGGACAACGCGCTCGTGTTCCGTCTCGAGGCCGTCTTCGTCTTCGCCATGTCGGTCGCGCTGTTCCTGGCGGGCGCCCGGTTGTACCGCGCGGGCCTGTTCCGTCCGGAAGGCACGCGAATTCGCAAGCGGCTCATGGTGACCGGCGCGATCGCGGCGCCGATCGATTTGCTCGCCGGTGTGTTCGGCGGCGATCTGGTGTTGTTCACCCGGTACGGCAGCGCGCCGTTCGTCGCCTTCGGCATCCTGGCGCTGGTCGCCGAGTTCTATCTGCGCCGTCCGCGGCTCGGTTTCGCGGGCCGACGGCTCACCGAGGTCGGCCGCACCGCGCTGTCCTGCTACATCCTGCAGAACCTGGTCGCCTCGGCGCTCTGCTACGGCTGGGGTCTCGGCCTGGCAGCGCGGGTCTCCCCCGACGCGCGCGTTCCGTTCACGATCGCGATCTACCTGGTGGTCACGCTGATCATCGTCACGGCCGCGCACCTGTGGCTGCGGCGCTTCGAACGCGGGCCGGTCGAGTGGGCGTGGAACGCCTGCTACCGGGTGCTGGCCCGCGAGCGCTGA
- the dop gene encoding depupylase/deamidase Dop has translation MQRIIGIEVEYGISTPTEPSANPILTSTQAVLAYAAAEGVPRAKRTRWDYEVESPLRDARGFDLSRMNGPAPVIDADEVGAANMILTNGARLYVDHAHPEYSAPEVTDPLDAVIWDKAGERVMEAAARHASSVPGAPRLQLYKNNVDGKGASYGTHENYLMNRDTPFNQIIVGLTPFFVSRQVICGSGRVGIGQSGDHPGFQLSQRSDYIEVEVGLETTLKRGIINTRDEPHADADKYRRLHVIIGDANLAEMSTYLKVGTTALVLDLIEAGEDLSDLQLARPVTAVHQISHDPSLRATVALADGRELTGLALQRLYHERVAKFMDREGNEDARVQDILDNWAMVLDLLERDPMECANLLDWPAKLRLLEGMRQREGLSWAAPKLHLMDLQYSDVRLDKGLYNRLVARGSMKRLVSEQQVLDAMTKPPTDTRAYFRGECLRRFGADIAAASWDSVIFDLGGDSLVRIPTLEPRRGTKSHVGKLLDGVDTAAELVQQLTT, from the coding sequence ATGCAGCGCATCATCGGTATCGAGGTCGAATACGGCATTTCCACCCCCACCGAGCCGTCGGCCAACCCGATCCTCACCTCTACCCAGGCGGTCCTCGCCTACGCGGCGGCCGAAGGCGTGCCGCGGGCCAAGCGGACGCGCTGGGACTACGAGGTGGAGTCGCCGCTGCGCGACGCCCGCGGTTTCGACCTGAGCCGGATGAACGGACCGGCGCCGGTGATCGACGCCGACGAGGTCGGCGCGGCGAACATGATCCTCACCAACGGCGCGCGGCTCTACGTCGACCACGCGCACCCGGAGTACTCCGCGCCCGAGGTCACCGACCCGCTGGACGCGGTGATCTGGGACAAGGCGGGCGAGCGGGTGATGGAGGCCGCCGCACGGCACGCCTCGAGCGTGCCCGGTGCACCGCGGCTGCAGCTGTACAAGAACAACGTCGACGGCAAGGGCGCCTCGTACGGCACCCACGAGAACTACCTGATGAACCGGGACACCCCGTTCAACCAGATCATCGTCGGGCTGACGCCCTTCTTCGTCTCGCGCCAGGTGATCTGCGGTTCCGGCCGGGTCGGCATCGGCCAGTCCGGCGACCACCCGGGATTCCAGCTGTCCCAGCGCTCCGACTACATCGAGGTCGAGGTCGGACTGGAGACCACGCTCAAGCGCGGCATCATCAACACCCGCGACGAGCCGCACGCCGACGCCGACAAGTACCGCAGGCTGCACGTCATCATCGGCGACGCGAACCTGGCCGAGATGTCGACCTACCTCAAGGTCGGCACCACCGCGCTGGTGCTCGACCTGATCGAGGCCGGCGAGGACCTGTCCGATCTGCAGCTGGCCCGCCCGGTCACCGCCGTGCACCAGATCAGCCACGACCCGAGCCTGCGCGCCACCGTCGCGCTGGCCGACGGCCGCGAGCTGACCGGCTTGGCGCTACAGCGGCTCTACCACGAGCGGGTCGCCAAGTTCATGGACCGCGAGGGCAACGAGGACGCCCGCGTGCAGGACATCCTGGACAACTGGGCGATGGTCCTCGACCTGCTCGAGCGCGACCCGATGGAATGCGCGAACCTGCTCGACTGGCCCGCCAAACTGCGCCTGCTCGAGGGCATGCGCCAGCGCGAGGGCCTGAGCTGGGCCGCGCCGAAGCTGCACCTGATGGACCTGCAGTACTCCGACGTGCGCCTGGACAAGGGTCTGTACAACCGGCTGGTGGCGCGCGGCTCGATGAAGCGGCTGGTCTCCGAACAGCAGGTGCTCGACGCGATGACCAAGCCGCCCACCGACACCCGCGCCTACTTCCGCGGCGAATGCCTGCGCCGTTTCGGCGCGGACATCGCCGCGGCGAGCTGGGACTCGGTGATCTTCGATCTGGGCGGCGATTCGCTGGTGCGCATCCCGACCCTGGAACCGCGCCGCGGCACCAAATCGCATGTCGGCAAGCTGCTCGACGGCGTGGACACCGCCGCCGAACTGGTCCAGCAACTCACGACG